The Denitrificimonas caeni genome has a segment encoding these proteins:
- the folX gene encoding dihydroneopterin triphosphate 2'-epimerase: MARLEPGMARIRIKDLRLRTYIGINEDEIRNKQDILINITLLYPADDAVQINEISHALNYRTITKEIIQHVEENRFALLERLTQDVLDCVMRHQRVRYAEVEVDKPHALRFSESVSVTLNAHRAA; encoded by the coding sequence ATGGCACGACTAGAACCTGGTATGGCGCGGATTCGCATTAAAGACTTACGGCTGCGCACCTACATTGGTATCAATGAAGATGAAATCCGTAACAAACAAGATATTTTAATTAATATCACTCTGCTCTACCCAGCGGATGATGCTGTGCAAATTAACGAAATCAGCCACGCACTGAACTACCGCACCATCACCAAAGAAATCATCCAGCACGTAGAAGAAAACCGTTTCGCACTACTGGAGCGCCTCACCCAAGACGTGCTTGACTGTGTAATGCGTCACCAGCGCGTGCGCTACGCTGAAGTGGAAGTCGACAAACCCCACGCTCTGCGTTTCTCTGAGTCTGTCTCAGTAACGCTCAACGCACACCGCGCGGCTTAA
- a CDS encoding HopJ type III effector protein: MLLVDFLNAIQQPEHRFADTLAFIDANYSYTPRAFDNGGLHNAAGSNQGSCKILGLALLENLSTADALRAFGEHYTWVLAHPERSEHANIRQLLQYGLTAVHFTQLPLSRLAR; encoded by the coding sequence ATGCTCTTAGTAGATTTCCTCAACGCCATCCAACAGCCGGAGCATCGCTTTGCCGATACTCTGGCTTTTATTGATGCCAACTACAGCTATACACCCCGCGCGTTTGACAATGGGGGCTTGCATAATGCCGCTGGCAGCAATCAAGGCTCCTGTAAAATTCTTGGCTTAGCCTTATTAGAAAACCTCAGCACTGCTGATGCCTTGCGCGCCTTTGGTGAGCACTACACTTGGGTTTTGGCCCACCCAGAACGCTCTGAACATGCCAACATTAGACAATTGCTGCAATACGGGCTGACAGCAGTGCACTTTACTCAATTACCCCTCAGCCGACTTGCTCGCTAA
- the rsmI gene encoding 16S rRNA (cytidine(1402)-2'-O)-methyltransferase, with translation MSPSTPQASEFGTLYVVATPIGNLDDISARALRILAEVSLIAAEDTRHSSRLLQHFGIRTPLAACHEHNEREEGGRFITRLLAGDAVALISDAGTPLISDPGYHLVRQARAAGIQVVPVPGACALIAGLSAAGLASDRFVFEGFLPAKHVARCARLAAVQNDPRTLIFYEAPHRLLDSIADMRDIFGADRPAVLARELSKTFETIHDLPLAELHAWVAADANQQRGECVLLVAGYQVPADAPEVPLEAQRVLTLLMAEMPLKRAAGLAAQITGARKNALYQWALASKSAEG, from the coding sequence GTGAGCCCATCCACACCACAGGCTAGCGAGTTCGGCACATTGTATGTGGTCGCAACGCCGATCGGTAATCTTGACGATATCAGCGCCCGTGCCTTGCGCATACTCGCTGAGGTCAGCCTGATTGCTGCAGAAGATACCCGTCACTCCAGTCGATTGTTGCAGCATTTTGGTATTCGGACGCCTTTAGCGGCCTGTCATGAGCATAATGAGCGCGAGGAAGGTGGGCGTTTTATTACGCGCTTACTGGCGGGCGATGCTGTGGCTTTGATTTCTGATGCCGGTACTCCGTTGATTTCTGACCCCGGCTATCACTTGGTACGACAAGCCCGAGCAGCAGGTATACAGGTGGTGCCGGTACCCGGTGCTTGCGCGTTAATTGCTGGATTATCAGCAGCTGGTTTAGCTTCGGATCGTTTTGTTTTTGAGGGTTTTTTGCCTGCGAAACACGTGGCGCGTTGTGCGCGTTTAGCAGCAGTACAAAATGACCCGCGTACTTTGATATTTTATGAAGCACCGCATCGTTTATTGGACAGTATTGCCGATATGCGCGATATCTTCGGTGCCGATCGCCCAGCAGTGCTGGCACGTGAGCTGAGCAAAACCTTTGAGACAATCCATGATTTACCCTTGGCAGAGCTGCATGCTTGGGTTGCTGCCGACGCTAATCAGCAGCGGGGTGAGTGCGTACTGCTAGTAGCAGGCTATCAAGTTCCGGCAGACGCTCCTGAGGTGCCCTTGGAGGCGCAGCGAGTGCTTACATTGCTTATGGCGGAAATGCCTTTAAAGCGTGCGGCAGGTTTAGCGGCGCAAATCACTGGCGCGCGTAAAAATGCACTGTATCAGTGGGCGTTAGCGAGCAAGTCGGCTGAGGGGTAA
- a CDS encoding penicillin-binding protein activator, whose translation MKTPLRLLSILGLSAVLVACSSSPSNSLGQLPPTKYEDLDKLLLQASKKSDSQAVGLYLAAADLAWQQKQALRAREILEGIDLSQATPAQQIFAKTLEAELALGRKQPKSALQALADPSFTHLSELPISQQARTQLARAQALQDTGKPLAAARERIFIAPLLDGQQAFDNHQSIWALLSSLPRTQLKSSGQADLDGWMELVRLTKASDSLEQQQASIKQWMAKNPQHPAAQQLPETLKKLQQIQAKNIQTLALLLPSQDPNQNVVNALRNGFFAAHYLAQANGQATPTVLVYDSSDIASMDAFYKQAAADGIELVVGPWEKPLVRQLASRSTLPITTLALNYADSHQSGSKLLFQYGLAAEDEARLAADRAWADGMRRAAALVPQNAWGDRVLAAFSSHWQSLGGELVVTKHIDRPVELAGQIADMFQLRASEQRSKQLENTLGTKVAAQPARRQDIDFIFLAATPQQARQIKPTLAFQYAGDVPIYATSAVNPGPGEIYPELEGIQFSEMPWFIESNDATRQHITYHWPQALGSMGRFYAMGADAYQLASQLQQLQVLPNSSASGLTGILQLSPDQRIERTLYWTQFANGAIEQIHEAQID comes from the coding sequence ATGAAAACTCCGTTACGTCTGCTTTCAATACTTGGCTTATCAGCTGTGTTAGTGGCTTGCTCTAGTTCCCCGAGCAACAGCTTAGGTCAACTGCCGCCGACTAAATATGAAGACTTAGACAAACTGCTACTGCAAGCCAGCAAAAAAAGTGACAGCCAAGCTGTAGGCTTGTATTTAGCTGCTGCAGACTTGGCTTGGCAGCAAAAGCAAGCACTGCGCGCCCGCGAAATATTAGAGGGCATCGATTTAAGCCAAGCCACGCCTGCCCAGCAAATATTTGCTAAAACCTTAGAAGCAGAACTTGCTCTGGGCCGCAAGCAGCCCAAAAGTGCTTTGCAGGCTCTAGCCGACCCAAGTTTCACCCATCTCAGTGAGCTCCCCATCAGCCAACAGGCTCGCACGCAGCTGGCCCGCGCACAAGCGCTGCAAGATACTGGCAAACCTCTAGCAGCTGCCCGCGAGCGCATTTTTATCGCACCTTTACTCGATGGGCAACAGGCTTTCGATAATCACCAAAGCATCTGGGCATTACTCAGCAGCTTGCCACGCACGCAGCTTAAAAGTAGCGGCCAAGCAGACCTCGATGGCTGGATGGAATTAGTCCGCCTCACCAAGGCCAGCGACTCCCTTGAGCAGCAACAAGCCAGCATCAAGCAGTGGATGGCCAAAAACCCTCAACACCCAGCCGCTCAGCAACTGCCAGAAACGCTAAAAAAACTGCAGCAAATTCAGGCGAAAAATATCCAAACCCTCGCCTTGCTATTGCCCTCACAAGACCCGAATCAAAATGTCGTTAACGCGTTGCGCAATGGTTTTTTTGCCGCCCATTACCTCGCCCAAGCAAACGGACAAGCCACGCCAACGGTCCTCGTCTACGACAGCAGCGACATCGCATCCATGGACGCCTTCTACAAGCAGGCAGCTGCCGATGGCATTGAGTTAGTGGTTGGCCCTTGGGAAAAACCCTTAGTGCGCCAGTTGGCCAGCCGCTCCACACTGCCCATTACCACCTTGGCCCTCAACTACGCTGACAGCCATCAGTCCGGCTCTAAGCTCCTCTTTCAGTATGGCTTAGCCGCAGAAGATGAAGCCCGTCTGGCTGCTGACCGAGCGTGGGCCGACGGTATGCGCCGGGCTGCTGCTTTGGTACCACAAAACGCTTGGGGTGACCGCGTTCTGGCAGCATTCTCCAGCCACTGGCAATCCTTAGGGGGCGAGCTGGTCGTCACTAAACACATTGACCGCCCCGTTGAGTTAGCTGGGCAAATTGCCGATATGTTTCAGCTGCGCGCTAGTGAGCAACGCAGCAAGCAACTGGAAAACACCTTAGGCACGAAAGTGGCTGCCCAGCCTGCTCGCCGCCAAGATATCGACTTTATATTTCTGGCGGCAACCCCACAGCAAGCTCGTCAAATCAAACCGACACTGGCCTTTCAATATGCTGGTGATGTTCCTATTTACGCCACCTCAGCGGTTAACCCAGGTCCTGGGGAAATATACCCAGAGCTAGAAGGTATTCAGTTCAGTGAAATGCCTTGGTTCATTGAGTCGAACGATGCTACTCGCCAGCACATCACCTACCATTGGCCGCAGGCCTTAGGCAGTATGGGACGCTTTTATGCCATGGGCGCTGATGCCTACCAATTGGCCAGCCAGCTCCAGCAGCTACAAGTCCTACCCAACAGCAGTGCCTCGGGTTTAACGGGTATTTTGCAGCTCAGCCCAGACCAACGCATTGAACGTACTTTATACTGGACACAGTTTGCTAACGGCGCTATTGAGCAAATCCATGAGGCGCAGATTGACTAA
- a CDS encoding YraN family protein, with translation MTKHLKIGKAAEQHALNHLKKSGLSIITQNWSCRFGEIDLIMLEQETVVFVEVRYRKNTHFGGALDSINQAKRDKLVRTAEVFLNEYPQWLEHSCRFDVITAQPCTAQVFNLDWIQDAFET, from the coding sequence TTGACTAAACACCTCAAAATTGGCAAGGCCGCTGAGCAGCATGCCCTAAACCACTTGAAAAAATCCGGTTTAAGCATCATTACTCAGAACTGGTCTTGCCGTTTTGGCGAAATAGATCTAATCATGTTAGAACAAGAGACTGTGGTTTTTGTTGAAGTGCGCTACCGTAAAAATACTCACTTCGGTGGTGCGCTTGACAGTATCAACCAAGCGAAACGTGACAAACTTGTGCGCACTGCAGAAGTTTTTTTAAATGAATACCCACAGTGGCTCGAACACTCTTGTCGCTTTGATGTCATTACTGCACAACCATGCACTGCTCAGGTATTCAACTTAGACTGGATTCAAGATGCATTTGAAACCTAA
- a CDS encoding phosphoheptose isomerase: MQPRIQHMFQASIETKQNALTVLPPAIENASLMMVSSLLNEGKILACGNGGSAGDAQHFSSEMLNRFERERPSLPAIALTTDSSTITSIANDYSYEEVFSKQIRALGQAGDVLLAISTSGNSANVVQAIHAAHDRNMHVVALTGRDGGQIAPLLLPDDVEIRVPSNVTARVQEVHLLVIHSLCDLIDHQLFGSEE, translated from the coding sequence ATGCAACCGCGTATTCAACACATGTTTCAAGCCAGCATTGAAACAAAACAAAATGCTTTAACTGTACTCCCCCCTGCCATTGAAAATGCCAGCTTAATGATGGTGAGCTCCTTACTCAACGAGGGAAAAATCCTCGCCTGTGGCAATGGTGGCTCAGCGGGTGATGCCCAGCATTTCTCTTCAGAAATGCTCAACCGCTTTGAGCGTGAGCGTCCAAGCCTCCCAGCTATTGCCCTCACCACCGACAGCTCCACCATCACCTCCATTGCCAACGACTACAGCTACGAGGAAGTATTCTCTAAGCAAATTCGTGCATTAGGGCAAGCCGGTGATGTTTTACTAGCGATTTCCACCAGTGGTAATTCAGCAAACGTCGTGCAAGCTATTCATGCTGCCCATGACCGTAACATGCACGTGGTCGCCCTCACAGGCCGTGACGGCGGGCAAATTGCGCCACTGCTATTACCAGATGATGTCGAGATTCGCGTACCCTCTAATGTCACTGCACGCGTTCAAGAAGTGCACCTGTTAGTGATTCACAGCTTGTGCGACCTGATTGACCACCAACTGTTCGGAAGTGAAGAATGA
- a CDS encoding BON domain-containing protein, whose protein sequence is MIRKVLTIALLSVLISACGARSFGNKFDDQFIGPEVTRSIKNAHIDLSTSTSRIVVTSYNGIVLVTGQTPSAELKELAGKAAESVTSAKKIHNELQITTPTSGLVRSNDGLLTANIKTRMLSYNDVPATKVKVVTENGVVYLMGIISRAEANRATAVAQEVNGVQKIVRLFEYVN, encoded by the coding sequence ATGATTCGTAAAGTACTTACCATAGCGCTGCTCAGCGTGCTTATTAGTGCCTGTGGCGCACGCAGCTTCGGCAATAAGTTTGATGACCAGTTTATTGGCCCAGAAGTCACCCGCTCGATAAAAAATGCTCACATTGACTTATCCACCAGCACCTCACGCATTGTAGTGACGAGCTACAACGGCATTGTCCTAGTGACAGGGCAAACACCCAGTGCAGAGCTTAAAGAGCTGGCAGGCAAGGCTGCAGAGTCAGTCACAAGCGCCAAAAAAATTCATAACGAGTTACAAATCACCACGCCGACCTCCGGCTTAGTACGCAGCAATGATGGCTTACTCACCGCCAACATCAAGACCCGCATGCTTTCTTATAACGACGTACCAGCCACTAAGGTAAAGGTTGTGACTGAGAATGGTGTTGTGTACTTAATGGGAATTATTAGCCGTGCCGAGGCAAATCGCGCCACTGCAGTCGCGCAAGAAGTGAATGGTGTACAAAAGATTGTGCGCTTATTTGAATACGTCAATTAA
- a CDS encoding ClpXP protease specificity-enhancing factor, which yields MNSSRPYILRALHEWIVDNECTPHLLVDVNYPNVKVPPGYAVDEQIVLNTAPAAVRYFEIDNQAVSFEALFSGAPFSLYVPIEAILAIYARENGQGMFFDATSAQLGEDQEDPSQTDEEPSVMLRAVETERSEDNPDPDDEPPQPPSSGRPSLRIIK from the coding sequence ATGAACTCCAGTCGCCCTTACATATTGCGCGCCTTGCACGAATGGATTGTTGATAATGAGTGCACGCCGCATCTGTTGGTTGATGTGAATTATCCCAATGTCAAAGTCCCGCCAGGCTATGCAGTGGATGAGCAAATAGTGCTTAACACTGCGCCAGCTGCGGTACGGTATTTTGAAATAGATAATCAGGCTGTGAGTTTTGAAGCTCTGTTTTCCGGTGCGCCATTTTCGTTGTATGTCCCCATTGAGGCGATATTAGCAATATATGCCCGCGAAAATGGCCAAGGTATGTTCTTTGATGCGACCTCAGCGCAGCTGGGAGAGGATCAGGAAGATCCAAGTCAAACCGATGAAGAACCGTCTGTGATGCTGCGTGCGGTTGAAACTGAGCGCTCTGAAGATAATCCAGATCCTGATGATGAGCCGCCGCAACCGCCATCCTCAGGACGTCCGAGTTTACGGATTATCAAGTAG
- a CDS encoding glutathione S-transferase N-terminal domain-containing protein: MSSAPNKLGCYSDPTCQYSHRVRLVLAEKAVTAEIMDVVDGECPEYLAEVNPYATVPTLVDRDLALYDSTVILEYLDERYPHPPLLPVYPVARANTRMLSYRVQRDWSAQADLILDKKTKETARTKARKELRESLTGVAPVFASMKYFMSDDFSLVDCYLLPLLWRLPALGIELPKAAQPLLEYMDRNFEREAFQASLSEAERLMRP, from the coding sequence ATGTCGTCTGCCCCCAATAAGTTGGGCTGTTACTCTGATCCTACGTGCCAATACTCACATCGTGTGCGTTTGGTTCTGGCGGAGAAGGCAGTAACTGCTGAAATCATGGACGTAGTGGATGGTGAGTGCCCGGAGTACTTAGCTGAGGTAAACCCTTACGCTACAGTGCCAACTCTGGTCGATCGCGATCTGGCTTTATACGACTCAACTGTCATACTTGAGTACTTAGATGAGCGTTACCCACACCCGCCATTGCTGCCAGTGTATCCAGTCGCGCGTGCTAATACGCGTATGCTGTCATACCGTGTGCAACGTGACTGGAGTGCGCAAGCTGATTTGATTTTAGATAAAAAAACCAAAGAAACCGCACGTACTAAAGCCCGTAAAGAACTGCGTGAAAGCCTCACTGGTGTTGCGCCAGTGTTTGCGAGCATGAAGTACTTTATGAGCGATGACTTTAGTTTAGTGGACTGCTATTTGTTACCGCTCTTGTGGCGTTTGCCAGCTTTAGGTATTGAATTGCCAAAAGCTGCTCAGCCGCTTCTAGAGTACATGGACCGCAACTTTGAGCGTGAAGCTTTTCAGGCCAGTTTGTCTGAGGCTGAGCGTTTAATGCGTCCTTAA